One Accipiter gentilis chromosome 25, bAccGen1.1, whole genome shotgun sequence genomic region harbors:
- the PPM1A gene encoding protein phosphatase 1A isoform X2, whose product MGAFLDKPKMEKHNAQGQGNGLRYGLSSMQGWRVEMEDAHTAVIGLPNGLDGWSFFAVYDGHAGSQVAKYCCEHLLDHITSNQDFKGPDGPPSVESVKSGIRTGFLQIDEHMRVISEKKHGADRSGSTAVGVMISPQHTYFINCGDSRGLLCRNRKVHFFTQDHKPSNPLEKERIQNAGGSVMIQRVNGSLAVSRALGDFDYKCVHGKGPTEQLVSPEPEVYEIERSEDDDQFIILACDGIWDVMGNEELCDFVRSRLEVTDDLEKVCNEIVDTCLYKGSRDNMSVILICFPNAPKVSPEAVKREAELDKYLESRVEDGV is encoded by the exons ATGGGAGCATTTTTAGACAAGCCAAAGATGGAGAAGCATAATGCCCAGGGGCAAGGGAATGGGCTTCGTTATGGTCTGAGTAGTATGCAAGGCTGGCGAGTTGAAATGGAGGATGCACATACGGCTGTGATTGGTTTGCCAAATGGACTTGATGGATGGTCATTTTTTGCTGTATATGATGGGCACGCTGGATCACAGGTTGCCAAGTACTGCTGTGAGCATTTATTAGATCACATCACGAGCAACCAGGATTTTAAAGGGCCAGATGGGCCACCATCTGTGGAAAGTGTAAAGAGCGGCATCAGAACAGGTTTTCTGCAAATTGATGAACACATGAGAGTCATCTCTGAGAAGAAACATGGCGCAGACAGAAGTGGGTCAACAGCTGTGGGTGTCATGATTTCTCCCCAACATACATACTTCATCAACTGTGGAGACTCGAGAGGTTTACTTTGTAGAAACAGGAAGGTTCACTTCTTCACACAGGATCACAAACCAAGTAATCCACTGGAGAAAGAGCGTATACAGAATGCAGGTGGCTCTGTAATGATTCAGCGTGTGAATGGCTCTCTTGCTGTTTCAAGGGCACTTGGGGACTTTGATTACAAATGTGTCCATGGGAAAGGTCCTACAGAACAGCTAGTCTCACCTGAGCCTGAAGTTTATGAAATTGAGAGATCAGAAGATGATGATCAGTTCATCATACTGGCCTGTGATGGTATCTGGGATGTTATGGGAAATGAAGAGCTGTGTGACTTTGTGAGATCCAGACTTGAAGTCACTGATGACCTTGAGAAAGTTTGCAATGAGATAGTTGACACCTGCTTGTACAAG gGAAGTCGAGACAACATGAGTGTGATATTGATCTGTTTTCCGAATGCACCAAAGGTATCGCCAGAGGCGGTGAAAAGAGAGGCAGAGTTGGACAAGTACCTGGAAAGCAGAGTAGA